The genome window tcaaaaagcaggacccaactatatgctgcctacaagagacccacctcacccataaagattcacacagactaagagtgaaaggatggaaaaagatttaccatgcaaacagaaaagaaaaacgagctggagtggctattcttatatctgacaaaatagactttaaactaaaaaccataaaaagagacaatgagggtcactacttaatgataaaaggactgatccatcaagaagacataacaatcataaatatgtacgcacccaatgttggagcagccagatttataaaacaaactctattagacctaaagaaggaaatagacactaataccataatagcaggggacctgaacactccactgtcaatattagacagatcatctaggcaaagaatcagtagagaaacacaagatctaaacaagactctagaccaattggaattggcagatatctacagaacattccacccaacaacctcagaatattcattcttctcagcagcacatggatcattcctcaggatagatcacatgttaggtcacaaatcaagtctcaacaaattcaaaaaaattgcaattatcccatgtattttctcagaccacaatggattaaaattagaaattaataacaaacaaaactctggaaactataaaaacacatggaaattaaacagcagtctacttaatgacatatgggtccaagaagaaatcaagcaggaaatcaaaaagtttattgaaactaatgaaaacaatgatacatcataccaaaacctgtgggatactgcaaaagcagtattgaggggaaaatttattgcattaaatgctcacttcagaagaatggaaagatggcaagtgaacaacctaacacttcaccttaaagaactagaaaaacaagaacaatccaatcctaaagttagcagacggagagaaatcattaagatcagagcagaactaaatgaaattgaaaaccaaaaaacaattcaaaagatcaacaaatcaaaaagttggttttttgaaaagataaataaaattgacaaaccattagcatggctaacaaaaaaaagaagagagaagactcaaataacaaaaattagaaatgaaaaaggcgatattacaactgattcatctgaaatacaaggaatcattcgagactagtataaacaactatacgccaacaaatttgaaaatctggaggaaatggataaatttctggacacacacaagctcccaaaactgaaccgtgaagacgtagaaaatttgaacagaccaataacaataaaggagattgaagctgttatcagaaggctcccaacaaagaaaagcccaggaccagatggattcacagcagaattttaccaaacattcaaagaggaattgacaccgattctttacaaactattccaaaagattgaaacggacgcaaatctcccaaactcattctatgaagcaaacatcatcctgataccaaaaccaggtaaagatataaccaaaaaagaaaactacaggccgatatccttgatgaatatagatgcaaaaatcctcactaaaatactagcaaacagaatacagcaacacatacgaaaaattattcatcacgatcaagtgggattcatcccagggatgcaaggttggttcaacatacgcaaatcaataaatgtgatacaccatattaataaactcaaacacaaggaccatatgatcatctctatagatgctgaaaaagcatttgataaagttcagcactcattcatgacaaagaccctctataagttaggtatagagggaaagtatctcaacataattaaagccatatatgccaaacccactgccaatatcatcctgaatggggaaaagctgaaagcttttcctttaagaacaggcactagacaaggatgcccactctcaccactcctattcaacatagtgttggaagtactagccagagcaatcagagaagagaaggaaataaagggcatccagattggaaaagatgaagtcaaactgtccctgtttgcagatgacatgatcctatatatcgaacagcctaaaacctctacaaaaaaactcttggaattgataaatgatttcagcacagtagcaggatacaaaatcaacacacaaaaatcaggagcatttcttttctccaatagtgaacatgcagaaggagaaatcaagaaagcctgcccatttacaatagccaccaaaaaataaaatacttaggaattgagttaaccaaggaggtgaaaaatctctataatgagaactacaaaccactgctgagagaaattagagaggatacaagaagatggaaagatattccatgctcttggattggaagaatcaacatagtgaaaatgtccatactacccaaagtgatatacaaattcaatgcaatccccatcaaaattccaaagacatttttctcagaaatggaaaaaactattcagacatttatatggaacaataaaagaccacgaatagccaaagcaatgctcagcaaaaaaaataaagctggaggcataacactacctgactttaagctatactacaaagctataataaccaaaacagtatggactggcataaaaacagacacactgaccaatggaatagaatagagaatccagaaatcaacccacacacttactgccgtctgatctttgacaaaggcaccaagcctattcactggggaagggactgcctcttcagcaagtggtgctgggataactcgatatcgatatgcaggagaatgaaactagatccatacctctcaccgtatactaaaatcaactcaaaatggattaaggatttaaatatacaccctgagacaataaaacttcttaaagaaaacataggggaaacacttcaggaaataggactgggcacagacttcatgaatacgaccccaaaagcacgggcaaccaaaggaaaaataaacaaatgggattatatcaaactaaaaagcttctgcacagcaaaagaaacaattaacagagttaaaagacaaccaacagagtgggagaaaatatttgcaaaatatacatctgacaaaggattaatatccagaatatataaggaactcaaacaactttacaagaagaaaacaagcaacccaattaaaaaatgggcaaaagagctaagtaggcatttctctaaggaagatatccaaatggccagcagacatatgaaaaaatgctcaacatcactcagcatccgggaaatgcaaatcaaaaccacattgagataccatctaaccccagttaggatggctaaaatccaaaagactatgaacgataaatgctggcgaggctgcggagaaaaagaaactctcatacattgttggtgggactgcaaaatggtgcagcctctatggaaaatggtatggaggttccttaaacaattgcagatagatctaccatacgacccagccatcccactgttgggaatatacccagaggaatggaaatcatcaagtcgaaggtatacctgttccccaatgtttatcgcagcactctttacaatagccaagagttggaaccagcccaaatgcccatcatcagatgagtggatacggaaaatgtggtacatctacacaatggaatactactcagctataaaaacgaatgaaatactgccatttgcaacaacatggatggacctcgagagaattatattaagtgaaacaagtcaggcacagaaagagaaataccacatgttctcacttattggtgggagctaaaaattaatatataaattcacacacacacatacacacatacacacacaaaccgggggggggggaagaagatataacaaccacaattatttgaagttgatacaacaaacaaacagaaaggacatggttgggggggagggggggagggagaagggagggaggttttggtgatggggagcattaatcagctacaatgtatattgacaaaataaaatttaaaaaaaaaaaaaaaaaaaaaaactaaaaaaaaaaaaactaaaagggtCATGAGAATTTGGGAATTGATCTGAGAAACATGCACAGAGATGTTACACTAGAAGAAAAATTTGATTAGAAAATAATAGCCAACAGATCTGTCCTGTGTTCAAGTTCTTGTAAGTGCCAAGCATATGGGAGGGATTTTCTAGAGGAGGTAAAACTTCTCCTAAGACTTAAATGTGAGGAAGAATTAACCAGGTAGAATTGGAAACCTTTTATAatactcattaatttttttctagaaaggaGAAGCAGTATGGTTCACCAGAAAGCATTCATTCCAAAAAACTTTATCAATCAGTCATTTACTACAGATTTATGTGCCACCCATAAAGAGACCACAGGTGATGCATGTGGTGAGGAGATCATTAACTTGTCTCATTCTAGTTCCAGCTCCTCATTTGCAACTTTAGTTGTGGGTATCTGGTCTGCAATTAGCAAGTGGCCATTATCAGGGCACTACGAAGTGAATATTCTTTCCCTTTTAgtcattctgttttcattttaatgttttgctCTCAGTCTCCAGGGCTTTACTGTTATCTGAAGTTTCTTGAGTGAGTGGCCTGGTGTTTGACTTCTTCAGTTCGCTTGAAGATAGGCTCTGGTGAAATTTGGCAAAAGGCAGACTGGAGTAGGGGGTTTTGGTGcatattttcaacatttcaaatgtagcatatgaaaggaaaatataaatttctatttagaAGTAGGTGATTCTTCATTTACTGTATATTGTTAATGGTAAATTAATGACAGAATGAGTATATTACAAGTGGGGtgtaatttttctcattcatacCATAAAAAgtgaataacttttttttctctttctcctcagaaACATAGAATCACACATACtgcagaaattccagaaataaatcatCTGCCGAATCTTGAGAGTGAAGTTTGAGCTCCTGCTGAGGTATCTGAAGGACTAGGACTTAATAAGCAACCCGAAGACCGAGAAATGGTACTGCCCAGAGGACAAGACTGCTGGTCCAATGAAGACATCCTGAGGCTACTGGAATCCATGGAGAATAATCTCCTGTCCAATAACAGTCATTTGTTTAAAACAACCCTATCACATCAAGACTGGGAAAAAGtagcttttaaagatttttctggaGAAATGTGTAAGCTCAAGTGGTTAGAGATTTCTGTTAACTTGAAGTTCCATGCTTTGAAAGAATTAGTCCTGGAAGCTAAGGAACACATTAAAAATAcctacaaaagcaaaaactgcaAGAAACATCCAGACTTCCCAAAGAAGCCCCTAACTGCATATAACCGCTTTCTCAAGGAGAACTGGCCTCAGTACTCTCAAAGGAACCCTGAGCTGACCAACTGGGAGCTGAACAAGTTGCTGTCTGAGAAGTACAAGGAGCTCCCAAAGCAGATAAAGCAGAAATATGAGGATTTCCAAAAGGGGAAGCAAGAGTTTGAGGAAAAACTGGCTCAGTTCGGAAAAGACCACCCTGATCTAGTTGAGGACTCCAAGAAATCCGGTGTCCCCAAGAGGAGCCATATCAAAACCCAACAGAAGTTTCAGAGAAATGTGAAAGAAGTGAGGTCTCCTCCAGAAACTGATGAATTTTCCAAGAAGATGAAATTCCATGGAGAGCCCAGGAAGCCCCCTATGAATGGATACCACAAGTTTCACCAAGATTCATGGTCGAGTAGGGAGCTGCAACATTTGACCCTGAGAGAGCAGATGGTGGAGATTGGCAGACACTGGCAGCACATCCCACGGGGCCTGAAGGAACATTACAGCAGCcaggctgagcagctgcagaaACAGTACAAAGTGGACCTGGATCTCTGGCTCAAGAGTCTGTCTCCCGAGGAATATGCTGCGTACAAAGAGGCAACCTATACTAAGTGTAAGAACAGGCCCACGACAGGAGGCCCAAACCCCAAGTTTAGACGAACAGATCTGCAGTCCTTACCAGCAAAGAGTCTTCAGGAAGGACTTGGAAAGGAGCAGGGACTGGAGGTTCTGGGGACAGAATCAACAGAGAATTTTCAAGTCAATTATCATCCCTCATGGGGATCAGAAGAGAATAAGAAGGAAGACGGGGAAGAGGACGATGGCAGTGGAGATGAAGATGAAGAGGATGAATCTgagggcagtggctccagctcaTCTTCCTCAGGGGACTCCTCAGATTCAGACTCCACCTGAGCTTTGTTCATACACTAAGGGTTGAACAGGGAACTTTCCAGCAAAAGTTCAGGGCATCCGTGTTAAGGGGAGAGAACTCTTCTGCTCCTTTTTACTTCCTTGcttcattccttccctcttctcttcctcagtATAACATAGGACAAGGTGGGAAGAAGGCAACTTGGAGCAATACTCTCTATATCGGGTCCATAAACCTGGGAGGTGAGAACCTACGTGGAGAATGAATATAACTATGAGCCAGTTGCGCCCCGCCCCATCCCTCCAATACCACCCCTGGAGGAACTTTATGCAGTTAAGGCTCTCAGAATAAACAAAGAGATGCTTGGGCTGTGGGGGACACCCTGGATTAGACTGAATATTCCTGAAGTGAGAAATTttagtttgctcatttttatCCTGCCAGAGGTGGTAGGGGTCACCCATGAGTCTGTGACCCGTCCCTTCTTTGTGGACTGTCCCTCAGGGCTCTGCACTAAATCCAGAGTGGGGAGTATTTGATTAGAGGTAAGGTATGTGCCTTAAGAAAATTGTCATACACCTGGTatctctctctccacttcttGAAGTCAGTAGTCGGCCATTCCCACACCTGGAAGTGGGCAGAGTCATAGAAGCAGCAATacttttatatgtatgttttagtGCTCAATGAGACAGTTCTTACTaatcaaaaaaatgtaaagtaaaaaaacccaaaaaaccttaCATATAACGTTTAAGTGAGGTTCTTCATAGGAGCAATGCATCATGGCTTTAGGCACTGGTTCTAAGTGAAGTTTGCATTTATTCTGGGCAGAAGCTCCAAATCCTTCCTGCTTCTACAGATGTAAATAAATGTCCTCTTTAGCATTCAGGATAAACAGAGAGATACATAGAAATGTACAGATGTAGATAGATAGTACAATATTCTGTTACAGTATCTGGTCTGTCTGAATTCATGCACCAGTATCATTGATTTAGTTATTTTGGTTTTCCTGTATGTTTGAAAATCTACTGAAGGCTACTGCATTCTCATGAGACTTTTCTGTCTGAAAATGCCTAGCTATTGTTATACTTTTTTCTCAAGAATATTAGCATTACATGAGTAGTTGTATCCTTTTGATATGAACACCATTAAGGATTGAGTGTTTATTTTGctcctacatattttattgagCTATGATTTATAGGAGTTTTCCTAGGTAAACAATAAGTTTTggaaaataatagcaatattcacaatttttatacctttatttctttctctttctaaatgtGTCAAATGGAATATCCAGAACTATGTTAGCTAATAACAGTGATATGTTCGTGTCTTGCTTCTGACTTTGAAGCTGATGCTTATAGGATTTGTAACCATGGAAATGAGGCTGAcatatgcatttgaaaaaaaattacagcataTTAAGATGatgcctatttatttatattattaattggCTTTAAGAGtcatatttgtatattattttttatcaaatcCCTGTTACCATATATCAAtgtaatttttcctttgtatgttagttagggttctccagagaaacagaaggaacacagaggaagagagagagagatttattatgaacAATTGGCTCACAAAGTTATGGGATTGAGAAGTTCCATAATCTGGTGTCTGCCACCTGGATACCTGAGAAGGTTATTAGTGTAATTTGGTATGAGTgtgaaggcctgagaactagcGGACTGATAGTATAAATCtcagtccaagggcaggagaaaataagatgaaatgTTCCAGCTGAAGCagtgaggcaggaaagaaagaggcAAACTCTTATCCTCTGCATTTTGTTCTGTATAGGCCCTCAAAAGGTTGTATGATTTACAACTCTGTTGGGGAGGACAATCTActgagtccaccaattcaaactaacacatgaaattaaccatcacacttagTTATGTTAATAGAAAGAATAACTGAGCTAAAGAATTACCTAATACTGAGCCCTTGTCACTTTTCAGAAATAAACGTACGTGGCTATGCTGTATTGTAAATATGACTAAAGTTTATGCAATTCCTTCAaccattcttatatcagatatgTTATACTTGTGCAGCGCTTctgaatatatttagaaaatttgttaCCCCTAAGTTTTCACATTGCATAGTCTAGGTTTGCATTGTTCATTTTCCTCCAGACTAATAAGACTTTAGAGGTACAGGAAACAGAACACTATATATTTAAAGTCCAAGGAATTCTCTCACTTTCTTCCctagaaaattgaaagaaaacgTAGATGGGGGAAAGCAACTAAAGGGGGAAATCAGTCACATTACTGTTCTAGACACACAGAATAAATTGGGTTAATATTTACTCTCTTTAACGTTGcagaaaattggagaaaaattGAATGGTAAATATAGAAGGGGTTAACTACATTCTGTAATGTGCATGGTATCATGAAAGACCAGAGCAAGGGTGGGTATTCCTTCTTAACTTGATGCTTGAGCTGAATATTCGAGGAGCTAATATGTCGAAGAGCAGAAATGAGATTTTCAGGTTAATTACTTTACGTATTTTTCACACTCATTAACTAGCTCTCACTCATCagactttccctttttttttcttgtatcataAATTCCTGGTTTTCCAACATGGccttctcagtttcctttgctgCTTTCTCTTTCATGAGGATCTGCTTATTCTCATCTTAGTCTATGCTCCTTTCCAGCATGAACTCATTATGTTCTGTGCTTTTATCTATCAATCTTATTAGAGATAATAAGTCCCAAATTGATATAAAGTCCAAATATATCCTCAAAAGTTTGGGTCgcaaagtgatatctcattgacATTTTCATCACAATTTTGCTCTGGAACAACAGTCTAGAAATGTCAGAAATTCAGTATTCATCTTACTTCCAaacatcttccttccttccttaaacATGCTCTCCTTTGGCATTGATCCCGCCAATCACCCAATTGctcctgtcttttttattttacattcattgaTGTTCCCTTGTTTCCTCCCCACCATCCCAGTGAAGGTGATCGACCCTCTCAACACACGATCATAAATGTGAGCCCCAAAAAGGATGACATGGGACCTTCCAAGCTctagtaaaattttaataaattttcttgataattaagtttttattagCTTTGCTGGTGGCTAAACACAAAATAAGGAGAGAAGTTACATTaatgaaggagaaaatataatttaacaattgacagtttagaaatatttaacaattaagagaaaaaaatttaatttaacatataAAGGTCTTTGAAAGTTTTATCCTagctctgtgtatatgtgtgtgtatatatatatatatataaaattatatccatattatgtattttatgaatatatatagagCAGACTCTTAAATAtgtttccatgttttattttgttacaaCAATTTCTTATTAAAgcctattttcagtttttacctATTAAACAGAAAAGGAACTAATGAACAAGGCAGTTTGGGCTCAAAAAAGGgctaacatttttattacctttagAGTTTTATAGGCAGTTTCAGTGGTATGTTAAGTGtaaatatatgctttttttatagcttctggggatttagctatttttatatgAAGTCTAGTTGGCTGATGtgttgaatttatttgaaaaacattgtTGCAGGTTATGTCCTTTGTTTCCCTCCATTATATTAAATTTGCAAAACTAGCTTTAAAGACCTGATTCTCTTTACCTCAAGATCTGAAGATATCATAGTTACATTTGCCACTAGGAGGTAGTGAGTCCTGTAGCCCAGACTAGGTAGTGAGATGTACAGATTCAATTGGGGCTCTGCTTATgattttaaataatgcatttttaagtTAACTTTGCATCTACCTACTGTTTTCTAAGTCTTCTCCTCACTCGgtgggatacaaagatgaaagtCTCAATTCTTCACTTGATGACACTCATAGTAAAAGGCAGTGTAACttgaacaaaaaaacacaaatactgaAATTGGAAAGATAGCAttagttaaaataattatctcttatgtgttttcttatctacatattcatgtatttagaataaaattacagctagattttatataaatgaagatTAGACTTAATGGTTATAAGTGTCTAACAGCAGATTCACAAAAAATGTGAGGTTGATTTCTATCTCcctttttttctcaatttcatcCATCACCCATATTTCCCCTTTACTTAATATCAGGAAAAGCAACCTTTAggtgatatatattatataacaagTTGAATTACattaacacaaatgaaaatacaattaatgattttttttttttttgcaatccaCATGCCACAAAGACTACAATCTGCTAGAATTTGGTCTCAATTTTGACCTAAACTAtcaattcaaatattattttttcaatagtgCTGTTGTAGTATATATTTGTACATGCTAATGGTGGGAGACCCTCAGCTACAATGTCAATTGATAGAAAtgcagtacatttttaaaaatgtaaaaacttttcTGAAAGGCCACTAAAGCAGCATTTGTTTTTTGATAAAAATAGTGATCAGTAGAAGAGGTTTTAGAAGTGATGTCAAGACAGAGGGAATAGAATACCCCAAAATTAAAGTAAAGAAGCATGTGATGCCTTTGGAGAAAtacttctattatttatttgtccTGGTCCTCTCTTACACGTAACTCATAGAAACTgctaaaagcattaaaaacattGAGATCTGGGTTGGAGgcaatttttgtttatatatttctaaaagttacACTCGAGAATTCTGGAAAGTAGAAAGGTGCAGTATGTTTTAGAGTACtcccaaatatataaataaaaagaaagataaattagaaTAACAATCAAAACCCATGAACACTATCTACAACAAAACTGGGTGACAAAGTACCCCcaaaccccaaaacacaagcaggCATAGACAAACTGGGGACAACTACAAGATCCACGAGGTGTGAGAATCCATCCAGGAtaaagcagagggagagaacagaatatTTAGTGGATTTGTGAACCCCAAAATTTAGCAGCAAGGATTCATTGGAAAGTGTGGAAGGCCAAATTATAAACAGCTGCAGAAACTGGGTAGGGTGGGGGTTTGCACAAGGTGTGCAGGGACTGGGACCCTATGGTTTTTACAATTCTCATGCAATACTAGCCCAAAAGCCTTTCCAGGATTCAGCTCCACACTGAGGAGAATATACTGAATTAAAATGTGT of Cynocephalus volans isolate mCynVol1 chromosome 4, mCynVol1.pri, whole genome shotgun sequence contains these proteins:
- the LOC134376189 gene encoding upstream-binding factor 1-like protein 1, translating into MVLPRGQDCWSNEDILRLLESMENNLLSNNSHLFKTTLSHQDWEKVAFKDFSGEMCKLKWLEISVNLKFHALKELVLEAKEHIKNTYKSKNCKKHPDFPKKPLTAYNRFLKENWPQYSQRNPELTNWELNKLLSEKYKELPKQIKQKYEDFQKGKQEFEEKLAQFGKDHPDLVEDSKKSGVPKRSHIKTQQKFQRNVKEVRSPPETDEFSKKMKFHGEPRKPPMNGYHKFHQDSWSSRELQHLTLREQMVEIGRHWQHIPRGLKEHYSSQAEQLQKQYKVDLDLWLKSLSPEEYAAYKEATYTKCKNRPTTGGPNPKFRRTDLQSLPAKSLQEGLGKEQGLEVLGTESTENFQVNYHPSWGSEENKKEDGEEDDGSGDEDEEDESEGSGSSSSSSGDSSDSDST